Genomic segment of Desulfobulbaceae bacterium DB1:
CCATTAGTCCAGCAATAAACACACGCATAGGGAAAAGTACCAGTGCATTTAGGCCAAACAAGAAAAATACGGAACCAATATGTGTGATTTTTTTTGACTCATCACCTATTATGAGGTGGGGGAAAATACTAAATACTAAAAACAGCAGCGACGTTATGATACCAATAATGACAAAAAAAATAAAAGCGGTGCTCATTGTTTGCTGTAAATCTTGAAGATCTTTCTTGCCATCAGCTACAGAAACAAAACGCACCAAGGCGGGGCCAATTCCTAAATCAAGAATGCCCATATATCCGACAACGCTAATTACCAATTCCCATAAGCCGAAATCACGATTTCCCAAGACCTTTACGAGAATTGGACTCATGTAGAAAGCCACAACGATGTTTACAATGAAAAGCACCGATCCAGAAATAGAATTAAATATGAGGGCGCGCCTGCTCATCCGTAATGTCCACGAAAAAAAGATTTAAAATCCCTGCTGTATCATAAAATTACAAAGGAATTCAAATAAATAAAAGCTCGGGTGTCTCTTTCGGAACGTGTCAATCAAAATGAGACCCCATTGTGTGTAAATTAAACTCACTCAGTCAGAGTTGCAGGCCGTAGCATGGAGTTATAGTCAAATCTGGTGTTTTAAAAAAATCATTTACGCGATCTGACCAGGATTGACGGCATCGATACCAACAGCGCGCTTAACAGCCCGTTGAAAAACCCTGTTGTGGCCATTGATTGAGATTGAATGAATCGGCCGATCGGGTAAAATGTCGTGACAACTCATCACACAACAGGGGTTTTTCTTCATGGCCATCGGTAAACGCAAAAAACATAAACAGCTCCCGCTCTGGATCGCCCATAGCGACCTGGCCCCACGCGGTGGCCATCCCTTTTACACCCGCCTCAACCGTCTTTTTGATGACGATGGATTTGACGTCTGGCTGGAACAGGAATGTGCCCCCTTTTTCTCGGAAGCAGGTCGTCCCTCGATTCCTCCAGGTGTCTACTTCCGCATGCTCTTTGTCGGCTACCTGGAAGGGTTTCAGTCCGAACGCAGCATTGCCTGGCATTGCAGTGACAGGATGTCGTTGCGGGAGTTCCTCGGCTATCAGATTCACGAAAAAACGCCGGATCATTCAAGTTTCACCATCTGGCGGCAACGATTGCCGCTGGAGCTGTACACCAAGGTTTTCCAGCGTATCCTCTGCATTGTCCATCAACACGGGCTGATCGATGCATACGCGACTGGTGTCGACTCGACAACCATTGAAGCCAATGCCTCTCTGCGGCGTCTGGCGCGAAAAGATACCGGTTCCTCCTACACCGACTATGTCAAAACGTTGATGCGCGAGGCAGGTCAAGAGCCAGGTGATGCCGCCGACGTTGCCCGTTTCGACAGGAAACGCACAGGCAAGAAACTTTCCAATCGCGAGTGGCAATCGGAAACCGATCCCGACGCCCGTATCGCCAAGATGAAGAATGGCACGACCCATCTTGCCTACAAGGCGGAACATGCGGTCGATCTTGCCACCGGGGCCATGCTGGGCGTCGTGGTGCATCCGGCTGATCAGGGCGATACGGCAAGCATCGAGGAGACGCTGGAACAAGTCGAGGAGAACCTTGCCGTTCTCGGTGACGAAGCGCCGGAACTGCTGTGCGTGGTTACCGACAAAGGATACCACAAGGCGGAGTTGATCAGGAAACTCAATGCCGACAAAGGGATCACCACCTACATTCCGGAGCGGCAGAGCGAACAGAGACGAAGTTGGCATGGCGACAAAGAGGCCTGCCGGGAATTTCACGGCAATCGCCGCCGCACTCGGGGAGACCACGGAAAACAGTTGTCCCGTCGGCGTTCCGAGATTGTGGAACGAAGTTTTGCCATGCTCAAGCGAGGTGGCAATCTTGCCCGGATGACGCTTCGCGGTCTGGAAAATGTCAGTAAACGCTACCTGATTCATGCCGCTGCCTACAATTTGGGACTTCTCATGCGGGTAATCTTTGGACAGGGCACCCCGAAAGGGATGGCCGATGTCCTGCGGCGTCTTATTTTGGGTATTTTTGCCATTTTTGCCACTGTTTTTGCCCTGCTACTGCCCGAAATATTGATCAGGCAGAGGTCTTTTTTGAAAATGACGGACTTTTCATACGGCTGTCGGTTGCGGCCGCTGTTTTCCGAAATTTAAGTTTTTTCAACGGGCTGTTATGGCCGCCCTCATGCGATCATTGCGAACAGCTAAAACCCCTCAACCTAATAGGCAATAGCCGAATAGTCTCACCAACCTAAAAAAGGATTCCCCATGATGGATCAACATATCGCAACCTACCGGGAAGAAGCCACCGAACTGCTGGCCGAGCTGGAAACATCATTGCTTGATCTGGAGGAAACCCCGGATGACGGCGACCTGATCAACCGGGTTTTCCGGGCCATGCATACCATCAAGGGCTCCGGCGCCATGTTCGGTTTTGATGAAATAGCCGCCTTCACCCACGAGGTGGAGACGGTGTTTGACCTGGTCCGCAACGGCAAACTTTTGGTGACGAAAGAGCTGCTTGACCTGACGCTGCAGGCCCGCGATCATATCTCGGCCCTGCTCGACGCCTCGGCGGGTCTCGGCGAGGTAAACCGGCAGGAGGGCGACGCCATTGTCGCGCGCCTCCGCCGGCTTCTGCCGCAAGCCGACGCGCCCGCGAAAAAAGATGCCGCTGCCCCAGTCGCGCCTGGGAAGGAGCCGGAGGAAAAGAATACCTGGCGCATCCGTTTCCGGCCCAACCGGGAACTGCTGCTAAGCGGCAGCAACCCGATCTCCCTGCTCAATGAACTGCGGGCCCTGGGTGCCTGCCATGTGGTGGCCCAGCTGGGCGATGTCCCCGTCCTTGACGGGCTGATAAGCGAGCACTGCTATATTTACTGGGATATTATCCTGACCGGCGACCGTGGCGAGGACGCCATCCGGGACGTCTTCATCTTTGTCGAGGATGACTGCGAAATCAAGATCGAGCAGATTGACGGCGGCGATTTTGCCGACCAGGACCAGAGTTACAAAAGACTGGGAGAGATTCTGGTGGAGCGGGGCGACCTGCAGCCGGGCGAGGCGGAGAAGATTTTGCGGCAGCAGAAACGCTTGGGCGAACTGCTGGTGGACCAGGGCGTGGTGGCGCCGGAAAAGGTGGAGTCGGCCCTGGTGGAACAGCAGCAGGTCAAGGCGGCGCGCCAGGAACGAGCAGCCGGCGATGCGGCGGCCAGCATCCGGGTGCCGGCGGAGCGGCTTGATCAGCTGGTGAACCTGGTGGGCGAGATGGTGACGGTGCAGGCCCATCTGACCCAGGTCGCCAATGTCTTGAAAGACGCCACCTTTATTGCCATCGCCGAAGAGGTGGAGCGGTTGACCAACGAACTGCGCGACACGGCCCTGAACATCCGCATGCTGCCCATCGGCAGCACCTTCAGCAAATTCAAGCGGCTGGTGCGGGATCTGTCCGGAGAGCTGGGCAAGGAAATCGAGATGGAAACCTTCGGCGCCGAAACCGAGCTCGACAAGACCGTTATTGAAAAACTGAACGACCCCCTGGTGCACATCATCAGAAACAGCATCGATCACGGCATCGAAATGCCCGCAGACCGGCTTGCCGCCGGCAAACCGTCATCCGGCACCGTCAGTCTCGGGGCCGAACACTCCGGCGATTCGGTCCTGATCACCATCCGTGACGACGGCAAGGGCCTTGACCCGGAGATCATCCGCGCCAAGGCGGTGGAAAAGGGGCTCATTGCCGCCCATGCCGAGCTGACGGACAAGGAGATATTCGCCCAGATATTCGCCCCGGGTTTTTCCACCGCCGACAAGGTGACCAGTGTTTCCGGGCGCGGGGTGGGCATGGATGTGGTCAAACGCGGCATCGAGGGTCTGCGGGGCTCGATCAGTGTCGACAGCCTGCTCGGCACGGGCACCACCATTACCCTGAAGATTCCGCTGACGCTCGCCATCATCGAGAGCCTGCTGGTTAAGATCGGCGACAGCCATTTTGTCCTGCCGCTGGCCGCGGTGGAGGAGTGCGTGGAGCTGTCCCGGGAGGATGTGGCGGCGGGGCATGGCCGCAATCTGGCCCGGGTGCGGGGCAATCTCACCCCCTATATCTGCCTGCGGGACCAGTTCACGGTGGCGGGCGAGCGTCCCGAGATCGAGCAGGTCGTCATTGTCTCGGTGCATGGGACGCGGGTGGGGTTCGTGGTGGATTTCGTGGTGGGCGAACATCAGACCGTCATCAAGCCGCTGGGCCGTTTTTATCAGCATGTCAAGGGCATCTCCGGCGCCACCATCCTGGGCGACGGCTCCGTGGCGCTCATTCTCGACCCGGGCGTCCTGGCCAGGGACGCGGAAAATATCGAACACGATCAGATCTAGGAAAAATCGGCGGCATGGGTTGCCGACCGCCCGCACTGTACGATTGCAGGGCGGCAATCCCTTGCCGCCGTTGTCAGTGATGTCGTGTCGACAGGGGAATGTCGAGTGCCGCGTTCGCAAATACAACGTCGAAAGTAAGGTAATTTCCTTTAGGTAAACCCCCGGCTTTGCCGGGGGACAACAAAAGTTTGACAGTTCCGGAATAATATCGAAGCCTCCAAACTCGTGGACCGCTCAAAGTCACGAGAATGGAGGTTTCGATGAACGACATACAATCTTTAAGTCACACGAGGTGGGATTGCAAGTACCATGTGGTATGGATACCGAAATGCCGGCGGAAAGTACTTTATGGGCAACTACGGAAGAATCTGGGGGAGGTTTTTCATGAACTTGCTCGTCAGAAGGAGAGCAAGGTGGTGGAAGGGCATTTGCTCCCAGATCATGTCCACATGCTGATATCGATACCACCGAAATATTCGGTAGCACAAGTAGTTGGATACATAAAGGGGAAAAGTGCAATTCACATCGCTCGGATTTACCTTGGACAGCGGAAGAATTTCAACGGAATGCATTTCTGGGCACGAGGATATTTTGTGTCAACAGTAGGCGCCGATGAAGAGGTCGTCCGGAACTATATCAAAAAGCAAGAAAAGGAAGACCAGCGTATCGAGCAATTATCGTTATTTAAGGAGGGTGTAAAATAGTTTGTGTAAATGGCTATGACTGAGTAAGTCAAAAAACTACCCTTTAAAAAGGAGCTCATATGGCCATTGATAAAGAAATTTTGGATCGTTTACTTGCCGACTACAATTACCAGAAGCCCGAAGAACTGATCGGTGAAAACGGGCTGCTCAAGCAGCTCACCAAGGCCTTACTGGAGCGGGCGTTACAGGCGGAAATGACCGTCCACCTGGGCCACGAAAAACATGGAACCATCGTCACCAAAGGCGGTAATGCCCGAAATGGTAACTCTGCAAAGACCATCAAGGGCGACTTCGGTAAAATGCCGATTGAGGTCCCGCGCGACCGCGACAGCAGTTTCGATCCGGTCATCATTCCCAAAGGGCAAACCCGCTTTCCCGGCTTTGACGACAAGATTATCTCTCTCTACTCCCGAGGGATGACTACCAGGGAGATTCAGGGGCACTTGGAAGACATTTACGGAGTTGATGTCTCTCCCACCCTGATTTCAACGGTCACCGATGCCGTTGCTGACGAGGTTAAAGTTTGGCAAAATCGCCCGTTGGACCCCATTTATCCCATTGTTTACATGGACGCTATCCGGGTTAAGGTGCGCGACAATGGGCATGTTAAGAACAAGGCGGTCTATCTGGCTATTGGCATCACCATGGACGGCGTCAAGGATGTCCTGGGAATGTGGGTTGCCGAAAACGAGGGCGCCAAGTTCTGGTTGCAGGTAGTGACTGAGCTAAGAAACCGTGGCGTGCAGGATATTTTCATTGCCTGCGTCGATGGCCTCAAGGGTTTTCCTGAAGCCATTGAGACGGTTTTCCCCTTCACCCAGGTCCAGCTCTGTCTCGTCCACATGGTGCGCAATTCCCTGAAATATGTCTCATGGAAACAGCGCAAAGAGGTGGCTGCGGATCTCAAGGCCATTTACCAATCGCCAACAGCCGAGCAGGCCGAAATGGAACTGATGA
This window contains:
- a CDS encoding IS200/IS605 family transposase, producing the protein MNDIQSLSHTRWDCKYHVVWIPKCRRKVLYGQLRKNLGEVFHELARQKESKVVEGHLLPDHVHMLISIPPKYSVAQVVGYIKGKSAIHIARIYLGQRKNFNGMHFWARGYFVSTVGADEEVVRNYIKKQEKEDQRIEQLSLFKEGVK
- a CDS encoding chemotaxis protein CheA, yielding MDQHIATYREEATELLAELETSLLDLEETPDDGDLINRVFRAMHTIKGSGAMFGFDEIAAFTHEVETVFDLVRNGKLLVTKELLDLTLQARDHISALLDASAGLGEVNRQEGDAIVARLRRLLPQADAPAKKDAAAPVAPGKEPEEKNTWRIRFRPNRELLLSGSNPISLLNELRALGACHVVAQLGDVPVLDGLISEHCYIYWDIILTGDRGEDAIRDVFIFVEDDCEIKIEQIDGGDFADQDQSYKRLGEILVERGDLQPGEAEKILRQQKRLGELLVDQGVVAPEKVESALVEQQQVKAARQERAAGDAAASIRVPAERLDQLVNLVGEMVTVQAHLTQVANVLKDATFIAIAEEVERLTNELRDTALNIRMLPIGSTFSKFKRLVRDLSGELGKEIEMETFGAETELDKTVIEKLNDPLVHIIRNSIDHGIEMPADRLAAGKPSSGTVSLGAEHSGDSVLITIRDDGKGLDPEIIRAKAVEKGLIAAHAELTDKEIFAQIFAPGFSTADKVTSVSGRGVGMDVVKRGIEGLRGSISVDSLLGTGTTITLKIPLTLAIIESLLVKIGDSHFVLPLAAVEECVELSREDVAAGHGRNLARVRGNLTPYICLRDQFTVAGERPEIEQVVIVSVHGTRVGFVVDFVVGEHQTVIKPLGRFYQHVKGISGATILGDGSVALILDPGVLARDAENIEHDQI
- a CDS encoding IS256 family transposase, with protein sequence MAIDKEILDRLLADYNYQKPEELIGENGLLKQLTKALLERALQAEMTVHLGHEKHGTIVTKGGNARNGNSAKTIKGDFGKMPIEVPRDRDSSFDPVIIPKGQTRFPGFDDKIISLYSRGMTTREIQGHLEDIYGVDVSPTLISTVTDAVADEVKVWQNRPLDPIYPIVYMDAIRVKVRDNGHVKNKAVYLAIGITMDGVKDVLGMWVAENEGAKFWLQVVTELRNRGVQDIFIACVDGLKGFPEAIETVFPFTQVQLCLVHMVRNSLKYVSWKQRKEVAADLKAIYQSPTAEQAEMELMTFEEKWDKTHPSIGQSWRRNWERITPFFAYSPEIRKVIYTTNAIESLNMSLRKVTKNRGSFPNDESMLKLLYMALNNIAKKWTMPIRDWKAALNRFSILFGDRMPAY